A single window of Nyctibius grandis isolate bNycGra1 chromosome Z, bNycGra1.pri, whole genome shotgun sequence DNA harbors:
- the ISL1 gene encoding insulin gene enhancer protein ISL-1 has translation MGDMGDPPKKKRLISLCVGCGNQIHDQYILRVSPDLEWHAACLKCAECNQYLDETCTCFVRDGKTYCKRDYIRLYGIKCAKCSIGFSKNDFVMRARSKVYHIECFRCVACSRQLIPGDEFALREDGLFCRADHDVVERASLGAGDPLSPLHPARPLQMAAEPISARQPALRPHVHKQPEKTTRVRTVLNEKQLHTLRTCYAANPRPDALMKEQLVEMTGLSPRVIRVWFQNKRCKDKKRSIMMKQLQQQQPNDKTNIQGMTGTPMVAASPERHDGGLQANPVEVQSYQPPWKVLSDFALQSDIDQPAFQQLVNFSEGGPGSNSTGSEVASMSSQLPDTPNSMVASPIEA, from the exons ATGGGAGACATGGGAGACCCACCAAAAA aaaaacgCCTGATTTCCCTATGTGTTGGTTGCGGCAATCAAATTCACGATCAGTATATTCTGAGGGTTTCTCCGGATTTGGAATGGCATGCGGCGTGTTTGAAGTGTGCAGAGTGTAATCAGTATTTGGACGAGACCTGTACGTGCTTTGTTAGGGATGGCAAAACCTACTGTAAAAGAGATTATATCAG GTTATACGGCATCAAGTGCGCCAAGTGCAGCATCGGCTTCAGCAAGAATGACTTCGTGATGCGCGCCCGCTCCAAGGTGTACCACATCGAGTGTTTCCGCTGCGTGGCCTGCAGCCGCCAGCTCATCCCCGGCGATGAATTCGCGCTGCGGGAGGACGGCCTCTTCTGCCGGGCGGACCACGACGTGGTGGAGAGGGCCAGCCTGGGCGCCGGGGACCCCCTCAGCCCCCTGCACCCCGCCCGGCCGCTGCAGATGGCAG CAGAACCTATCTCTGCCAGACAGCCAGCTCTGCGACCCCACGTCCACAAGCAGCCCGAGAAGACCACCCGAGTCCGGACTGTCCTTAATGAAAAACAGCTTCACACCTTGAGGACCTGCTACGCTGCCAACCCCAGACCTGACGCCCTCATGAAAGAGCAGCTGGTAGAAATGACTGGCCTCAGCCCGAGGGTCATCAGGGTTTGGTTTCAAAACAAGCGCTGCAAGGACAAAAAAAGGAGCATTATGATGAAgcaacttcagcagcagcaacccAATGACAAAACT AATATCCAAGGGATGACAGGAACTCCGATGGTGGCTGCTAGTCCGGAGAGACATGACGGTGGCTTACAGGCGAACCCGGTGGAGGTGCAGAGTTACCAGCCGCCCTGGAAAGTACTGAGTGACTTCGCATTGCAGAGTGACATAGACCAACCTGCTTTTCAGCAACTA gTTAATTTTTCAGAAGGAGGACCCGGTTCCAATTCTACTGGAAGTGAAGTAGCATCAATGTCCTCTCAGCTGCCAGATACGCCCAACAGCATGGTAGCCAGTCCTATTGAGGCATGA